The Dehalococcoidales bacterium genome contains a region encoding:
- a CDS encoding MFS transporter, whose protein sequence is MYEESGAGSTGTILPDYPRKKRDWRTPFVSLKNRNFRLFIIGSLIATTALQMMQLAQNYLVYQLTGQATAIGYVSAALGFSMFFFSLTGGIAADRLPKRNLLMSGQIGIGIMALWIGVMVHTGLIEVWHIVVGGVITGIIAGFTMPARQSYVPDLVGDENLLNALALNSGVMNVTRIGGPALAGILIAVIGIAPLYYAKFVGYSIFAIILLMIPIMGKSQVTASRSLLGDALAGLRYLRHDRTVLELLIIGVFPVVLAMPYVNFLPVFQEEVFHVGSTELGLMMSVVGGGAVVGAMFIASIVNYRYKGRILLATGIGFSASIVLFTITANAGNFPLSLVMLALTGAAGTAYMSLNQALVMILTPPEMRGRVTGLFMTTFGLQPLGALPIGMLSDAYGAPVTIGAFGAVTLVLFIGVFVFRPHMRRIQDHRDTNTLSQEENMDKPVEW, encoded by the coding sequence GTGTACGAAGAAAGTGGAGCGGGAAGTACGGGAACAATACTCCCTGACTATCCCCGAAAAAAGAGAGACTGGCGTACGCCCTTTGTTTCGCTGAAGAACCGAAATTTCCGCCTGTTTATCATTGGGTCGTTGATTGCTACCACGGCGCTTCAGATGATGCAGCTTGCCCAGAACTACCTTGTCTACCAGCTCACCGGGCAGGCTACCGCCATTGGATACGTGAGTGCAGCACTGGGTTTTTCAATGTTCTTTTTTTCCCTGACCGGTGGCATCGCTGCCGACCGGTTGCCCAAGCGAAACCTGCTGATGAGCGGTCAGATTGGTATCGGGATTATGGCGCTCTGGATCGGCGTGATGGTGCATACCGGGCTTATCGAGGTGTGGCATATTGTCGTTGGCGGGGTGATTACGGGTATTATCGCTGGATTTACCATGCCCGCTCGTCAATCTTATGTTCCGGACCTCGTAGGGGACGAAAATCTGCTGAATGCCCTGGCGTTGAATTCAGGCGTAATGAATGTAACCCGGATCGGGGGGCCTGCCCTGGCCGGGATTCTCATTGCAGTGATTGGGATTGCCCCGCTGTACTACGCGAAGTTTGTCGGTTACAGTATCTTTGCCATTATCCTGCTGATGATTCCCATCATGGGGAAATCCCAGGTAACTGCCTCACGGTCTTTGCTGGGCGATGCTCTTGCCGGCCTGCGCTATTTGCGCCACGACCGGACCGTACTTGAGCTCCTGATTATCGGTGTCTTTCCGGTTGTCCTGGCGATGCCCTATGTCAATTTTCTGCCGGTTTTCCAGGAAGAGGTCTTCCATGTCGGCAGTACCGAGCTGGGACTGATGATGTCCGTGGTGGGTGGTGGTGCCGTGGTCGGGGCAATGTTTATTGCTTCAATTGTCAACTACCGTTACAAGGGTCGTATTCTTCTCGCGACGGGAATCGGGTTTAGCGCGTCCATCGTCCTCTTCACCATTACCGCCAACGCAGGCAACTTTCCCCTTTCCCTGGTGATGCTGGCGCTGACCGGGGCCGCCGGTACCGCATATATGTCACTTAACCAGGCCCTTGTGATGATATTGACCCCACCGGAGATGCGCGGGCGGGTAACGGGACTGTTCATGACCACCTTTGGCCTACAGCCACTGGGCGCACTCCCGATAGGCATGCTCTCCGACGCTTATGGTGCCCCTGTGACGATCGGCGCGTTCGGGGCAGTGA